The Astatotilapia calliptera chromosome 8, fAstCal1.2, whole genome shotgun sequence nucleotide sequence GGCAGATAAATGTTTCCTCCCAATACCAAATGGCAGACAAACAAATTGAGTGCCTAGTTGGTGATGAGCGTAACACTTAGCAGCCAAGGACCCAGACACCAGCTCTCTGAAGAAGTGTTGCTTTTGCATAGACTTGCGATTATCAGCTGGCCATAAACATTACTCCAAATGAATGCTAAAGCTGCTTCATGTTAGCTGGCAAGTGTTTCCTAACAAGTTAAAAAGGTGATAATTAGTCAATATCAGGTTTACAGCTTGAATCCATGTGACTATGAAATCCATTAGCTTTAATACcaaatgttgcatataattggCCCATTTCGCtgggaaaatgtgttttttttaagtacaatTATGCATAATTGTCCAATCAATTATTGTTACAATCTGCATTTCAGGCCAACATCAGTCCAAGAGCTTTTTCCTACACACAGCAGAGCTTCATCAGAACAAtaatttaatttgtgtttttaaaattacaccTGAAACCTAACCAACTACTGATTACTGATTTTCAATAGCATAAACAGCAGTTATGGATAAAGtgtaatatggatggtattCAGTAACCACTGAAATTTCATATACAGCTATAATGTTCTGACTGCCATTAAGCATGTAACTTGAGAAGTGAAAGCCTGAGTGGGGTTTGGAGCAGAGCTCAGTGTCTGTGGATTGTTCCCATGCAGCTGATTAACATCAGCAGTCCGATCTCTATACTCTCAGTGTAATTTCCACCCACTTTTCAGTGGTAGGCCCCTCTTTGCAAACCTGGTCTACATTAAAGAGCAAAGGGTTCTCTGGCTCCCTTGAGGTGCATTAACTTTCACTCGTTATATACAAGAACAAGGGAAATTTGACTGCTAGCAGAACTGCCAATTACAAATGCCCTTATGTTGTGCCTATAGCTCACCAACTAGTCCAGCAAAGTCACGTTGCTAGCTCCACTTTTGAATTTAATCAAAATGAGCCACATATATAAGAAAATACATCTTATTTAACACTAAAGTGAGCACTTAAGTGCACATAAAACCCTCTTATCGTATAGGTTTACTATAACATGTATCCATTAAGTTCTATTTGATACTTTAAAAAACTACAGACTTTagcttttaacacattaaagGTCAAAGACACACATATAGCTTCAGAATGAGCGAGGCACAATTTTGGCTCTTCATCCCTGAAGcagccaacaaaaacaaaacaaaaccggcTTGTGAACCAACTTCAAAGGATGTAAAACTTTAGAgaggattttttaaaagtagacactcaaaaaaaaaaaaaagaaaagaaaaaaaagcttaaagttGTCCAGAGCTATGAGTATGTCAAGTGAAAAGCATTTTCACACAAGCTGATACGATTTGATTTGTATCTTTTTCCCTTCCTGTCTTGTCACCGAGTCTGGGGTATTTGAATCCGTAATTTCTCCGAGTGTGATGGGAACTGGAGGCCTGCGCAGCATCTGGTTGACTTGgaaacagctgtgttttcacAGTTATGACTGAGGGTTTATAGCCGCTCAAAGCGAGCCTGGGTTCACCGGGCCCGTTTAGCTAAACAATGTTAAATCTCAAGTCTCCCCCCACTACTCAAATTCCCACTGAAACACTGTTAATGTCAAAGttactcctcttcctctcagagAACGTGTAAAGTCAGCAAGTCTGGGCACTCCGAGTTCTGGGTTATTATTAAGTTTCCCATGTTTAATAAACAAAGACAGTTCGCTTTAGGTGTCATAAATGAACAGCCTTTATACTCTGTTCCTAGTTGTGGGCAAAAGAATACACAAATACTGTGAGGCTCTTCTGTTATTACTGTTTCACACCCACATGATGTGCTGTTCAGAGCTGCTATTGCAGCAATACATTCGAAACACAGATGATTTCTTAATCATTCATAATAACAGTTTTGGTTTCCTTTGAGTCATTATATTGCTCTGCTCAGCTCTCCCCAGATAAACCCCTTTGATAATACTAATAGCAATAAATCCACAGCTGATAAACAGCATGTCATGGAACCCAACACTAGTTTCACACATGTTCCTCTGCTAATCTATAACCAGATGCTTTCTCCACAAAACATAGTTAGGCAGTGATATAATTTAATCCCTTTTACCCTGTTTAGTAGAATTGACACTGTTCAGAGTGTCAGCACACTGGAGCTCAACCGAGCTGCTGGGAGTAGACTATGAAGTCACACAAACCAGATGAATTCATGTGCTTACTCCACTGAGACTCTACAGTAGAAAAAGTTCAGCCCACTTGGCTTCTAAGCTAAACATGCAGAGATGTGCaggtctgtctttctctctctgaacGAATGACTGCCCAGACAGAGGGCAGCTTTTATAATGAGTGACCATGCTCTTAGCTAAGGATTAATGCTGAGTGATGCTCAAGCAGATTACTCAGCGTTctctggtcacatgactgcaaccTGCATGCCAGTCTACGTTGGCAGGGCAGGTAATAAAGAAGAGCACTCGTCAGATTGATGCGTGGTTTGCAGGCAATTTAAATATTTCCATATTCATATTCTGTTGCATGCATCTGACAGCTACAGTTGCTAGCTATCCATCTTTACATAAGGGTTACTCAACGTTAAGACAAAGGTAAACATTAAAAGCCCACAATTTTGTTTGTAGCAATTATTTTACTTTGGGGAAAACCTGCATAAGCTGCAAGAGTAaggtagaaataaaaaaaataaaaaaaacgtcATCACTTTTCTCACATATccttaaatatgcatataaaggGTAAAGCATTTATATTACTTACCAGAACTGCAGACATACTAAAATTATAGTAAACAGTACATATGGCATAATGTAGTTCTATACCAGCATCCTCTCTTACACCCAGAaactcttctcttttctttaaacTGTAAGTACCACATGGTTCTAAAATAATCAACCATAAATTTCCGTAATTACACCATAAGGAAGGCGTCCCAGTACTCCCCAGATTTGGGACTATAAACCCTTTGGTGACTATGACCTTGCGGGCAACGAGCATCTACATGTGGAGAGAATAAAGCTTTTTCTGGCAGATTCTCAATCAAATAAACAAATCTGAGGATTTAAGAATATGGTGGCTGACTCACAGGAAGCCTGTTCATTACAAAGGAAACATTGCGCCCCAAATCTGGTGTAATGCTGCCCCCTTGTGGACAAACTAAGCAGCTTCTTGCAAggacatttttttcaaatgcaCTCACAGAAACCCTAATAGGTACACTTTGCTAGTACTAGTTGAACCCCATGTTGCTTTGAGAACTGCCTTGATTCCTTGTGGCATAGAtacaacaaggtgctggaaacattgctcagagatttttgtgtgtgaattGTGGCCTTAGGTTCATTTTCTTAGCTTACAAGAGAGGCAGCCAGTGTGGTCAATCAAGGTTTGACGTGTTGTGCGTTCAGAGATGCTCCTCTGTATACCTTCGTTGTAATTGGTGGTTATTGGATTAATGGTTACGGTCTTCCTATCGGCTCCAGCAGTCTCTCCACTGACCTCTGGTTTCAACAAGGTACTTTTTACCCtgccgctcactggatatttactCTTTTTAGGGCCTGTAAACTGCACACTTGGTTGCGTGGGAAAATCCCAttggatcagcagtttctgaccAGCCTGTCTCACAACAACATCCACAGCACGATCAAAGTGACTTAAATTGCCtgtcttccccattctgatgctcaaatTCAACCTTAGTAGGCCGTCTTGATCATATCTTCATGCCTAAAATACACtgatttgctgccatgtgattaaaTGAGTAGATATTTGTTAATAACCAGCTTACGTGCCATCTgtgaaacaaaaaattaaatgaaataaaatgaaataaaatgaaatgaaaaggagTAGCAGCAACATGGCCGATGACAATATTTACTTctattatttttatctttaataacCATATAACCAAACAGATAAGTAAAACAGACAGTAAGAATATGGATTATTCAGGACAGAACATACTGACTGTAACCGTTAGATAAAACGGTTACCCAACATAGACAAATCACAGTTCACATAGCATATTTGTAGATTTAGGATAACACTGACCTGTACTTGCCAGTCCGCACCTGTACACCTTTCATTCCACAATGTTGGGCCCCACCTACATCATTTAAAAGATCGTCTCCAATCATCAGCACCTGAACGTGAGAagggagaagaaagagaaaacagcagTTCCATAATCCGTGCAACTGATGACAATACTTGACCCTTTGTGGTTAACCAACTGTATCACTTGTTAATACCACTACAGTATGTTTTTGAACATTTGGATACACTACAGATCATTACTGCACCGAGCTGCCAGAAGTTATTCTCTGATGTCCTTGCTTCCTTACTAAGCTTCATTAGCGCTTGGGGAGATCAGTTTCATCCAGGCCTCCATTCTACTCATGTTTCCTTTCAAAACCTGCTTAGTCGTCATCTCAACTGACCAACCTTTTGCACCACTGCCCACTAAAGAAGCCACAAAGGGGGATgaggacaaaaacaaaggagCAACCCATGATGGGCTCTCtacaacacaagaaaaacaaaaaggagacaTATTAGAACAAATATAGTGCACTGggagaattaaaacaaaaacgggGATTAAGAATTCAACCAGCGTCACTAATTTTAGATAAAATACGACTACTTAAACTACTCGCGAGATTAAACAGGagcagcttttttcccccttcaatGCAAGTGTGTCAAGGGCAAAAAGAGGTGGCTACAGACTCCTAAGAGAACCTAGTGcagatgtgttttaaaaacatcCACACCCTAGACCTGCTTTGCATGCTCAGTGAGGTCAAACCATGGAACTACTTTACTTTATTAATGAAGCAGAGGCACAAAGAAAGGAGGGGAAGCTGATGAAAGCGGAGACAGAGCTGGTACAGAGAGTTCCTTGAACACAGGAGGAGTTCAGTATCAATTGACTGGGCCAAACAGGCCGTTGTTCAATGATTCTAAGAAGGCATTtcttaaagaaacaaagaagagaatAACAGTGGGTCTGTAAGGGAGCTTTTTAAGTGAGTGACTCGACAAACAAGGAAAAGAGCCTGGGTGAGTAAATGAGTGCTCTGGAGAGGATGGCAAAGTTAGCTGTGAATACATCCATGTAtctgagaaagaaggaaaattaCTAGAGTGAAACTTGTACTGAGATTATTGAAACTTTCGTTAACATTCTTGTGTCTGTGTTGGTGGATGTGTTCTGTTAAGGTTCACAATTGAGgagggagagtacaaaccaccctTGGTCCAGAaggtcttggtcaaacaatgattttaacgAATACACACGTGCGGGAAGAACACTCTGTACGCCGACAGCAAGTGATCTCTGACTtactaaagcacaaacaattattttataacatcagggtttgtttactgacgccccttcatgcgtcacaggtacattttatacatggatcagatcaacaccacaatgacttttaacccagaaaatcatcttctatttacatggctggtactttccgttcttgtcttaaagtgaattgttcctctttcttgtcgagacataactaatctctcctctaaataaatctaactaatgtgtgtgtatgtgttgacctcacatgctctttctcaattcacctgttgcacttctgacctttcactagaccagaagctcactgagactatgtgtatgtcttctactaaataaatgttttaaccaagaacctctacttaaaaccttaatataaaatgatctgatatataagtgttttgtaagcatgtattgcaattccttctatggctccaagtcacttgcacaatagattgtccggacatcgcgccgaacaaagcttccaacccccaattaattgaccgagctccaactctttaataagcacagatatgcattgtgtataaaatagtcataactgcacctgaaatacaaggtcaacataataactgtatgcataacatcttaaggccatcttaaagctatctgttacatggttaaagcaatgatcatactgcagattatattatgctggtcAAATACTTTTTGTTCATCCCCACAGTTCCTCTACATGAAAaagtaaccaaaaaaaaaaaaagcctgtagGAATTTTACAATCAAATCAAAAGACCATGTTTATCTGTTATATATTATAATTCCACAAGTATTACAAAACTTGTGTCATAATATGAATTACTTGTTAAAGTGTCTTCTTTTGCATTCTTCTCATACAACATAACACAATGCTTACTCTTACAAATACTTTCAATAATGAAACATATGATATCAGACTTATAAGAAACAAAAGCAGATATAGTGATATAGTTGATTCGATGTGTTGAAATCATATTGTGCAGCTTTTAgttgtcattttaaatattgaTAACATGTTGCTGAAAGCATTGACGCCCATATTTTggctgaaaagacaaaaaaagacccATCAGAGAGATAGGAAATCTTTAAGAGTGGCTAAATCAACACTCTGGTACAttcttaaaatgaatgaaaacactgGATAGTTCAGCAACACCAAGAGGCCTGAAAGACTGTAGAAAACAACTAAATTACAGGATGAcaggattattatttttaaaaaagaaaataaaaaaattaaagctgaaagtttgTAAAGTTAGCTATATGTGACTAAAGTGCAATCTATTGTGGTAGACTACAGATGCAAAACtagaaagaaaacactgtgtcatTGGTTCAGAATTTGTTGGAAAAACTGGAACAGGAGCGTCAGAGCACAGAGGAACAAGCTCAACAAAGCAAACCTGCAAAACAAGAACTAAAGGCAGCTGGTCTTTATTGCACAACTGACAGTAAACTTTTCCATCCTAACTTGTGCTCTGTGCACATGCAGGGCCATGTATTGCTGCATACCTCATGTGGTTTAAGGCCCATATCATTGAGAACACTCCGGAAGAATGTCGGGGAAGGTTTTCCAATTACTTCTGCCTTTAAATCACAGGCAtactaaaaagaacaaaaacacaaaaaagccaacattaaaaataacttatttatttccactgaactctaaaaaaaaaatatatcaaaatatcGGTGCACCTATTTTACCTCCAGAGCTTTCATGTAAACACCAACATCTAATTTTAAACCGTCCGTCTCCTTGTAGTATCGCCTATGAAGAAAGATTAAcatcaataaatacatttcattatATAATGATGCGTTACTTGGAATAAGCAATAGAGTAATGTCGGTTGGCTAGTAATATTTAATTACCCCTGGCCCAGGGAGAAAAGCACCGGCTTTTCCAGGCCTATGAGGACCCTGAAAGCCTCGTTCAAGTTCTGATAGGAAAACTTTTCAGCTGCATCTCCTACAATCACACAGTTTGGGTTGGTTTTGTCAACACCGTCAAACTCCGGGAGAAGTCCTGCAGAGAAGGAGCAAAGTCAGTCATAAATGGGTTATTGCATCTAAAAATCATTAAATTATTAGATAATTTTCAGCTCAACCCGCTTTGATTAGTCTGAatattttatgatttaaaaTTTGGGCACGATGGACATAATGATTATTGTGAAATTTTAGTTTCATACAtcaaatataatttatatactgtatatggaTTCATGCCAGGTATTTGTAAGAATAAGTAATGTCTTATGCTGCAAAAGGGGAGACTTTACCAAGTAAATCATATTATAAGACACATAAGTCTTGTTTTACTTATGAGACGATTTAAGTTCCATTCAATAGCCAAGTTAGACGTGGTCCAGCAGAACACTCAAGATGACTTGAGATTAAATGAGTCAGTTTATAATTTAACACCAGaatgtaacagaaaaaaaccctttatGTACTCCTCACATATATTATACCAGGGCTTTTAATGTGCATTTATTCCAAGTGCACTCTTAGAACACAATCAACTAAAAAGTGGTCTGAAAACTTTAGATGCTCAAATATGAATCTTACCATCATGCACCAGCAAGTGAGGACGTAAACCTCTTTCTTTGAGAACAGCTATGGCTGCAGGCGCAGGAGGGAAGACTTCAGATACAGAGATGTCAAAGTCCAATCTTCGAAGCTTGGCTACAAACTTCTCTCTGGTGGCCTGGGTCTCATTGGTGCAGAATCGCAGCT carries:
- the lhpp gene encoding phospholysine phosphohistidine inorganic pyrophosphate phosphatase, yielding MRLRHEFIESTSSGIQCGWPGCAKSLKGVILDLCGVLYDSGEGDGVAIPGSIEAVKKLKESDLQLRFCTNETQATREKFVAKLRRLDFDISVSEVFPPAPAAIAVLKERGLRPHLLVHDGLLPEFDGVDKTNPNCVIVGDAAEKFSYQNLNEAFRVLIGLEKPVLFSLGQGRYYKETDGLKLDVGVYMKALEYACDLKAEVIGKPSPTFFRSVLNDMGLKPHEVLMIGDDLLNDVGGAQHCGMKGVQVRTGKYRPIDERHPAVTADGTVDNLAQAVDMILSQRGH